Genomic segment of Steroidobacter denitrificans:
AGCTTGCCGGAATCTCGACGTCGTCAAAGAAAATCTCCGAATCGCTCATCGATCGAACACCCATTTTGCGCACCGGAGGACTGCGCCGCACGCCCGGCAGATCCAGCGGTACGAGGAATGCGCCGAATCCTGGCGCTCCGGTACCGTCGTCGTAGCGGCAGAACAGCGACATGTCCTTCGCGATCGAGCCGTTCGATACCCAGGCCGATTTCTGCCCGCGAATCACGATCCGTTCGCCGCGTCGGATTGCCACGCAGCTGCTATGCTTTCCCCCGTGCTCGATCGGACTCAATGATCGCTCGAAATCCAGCAGGTCGCTGCCATGATCCGGCTCGGTGATACCCCAGCAGCCGATCCGATCGGGCGTGAATATTTGTTCGAGATCCGCGCGCCCCATGGCCTGGGCCAAAGCCGACGGGAAGCTGGCGCCGTAGAAACCCCAGCCCAGTCCGAGATCGCCCCAGCCCAGCTCCTCGTGCACGAGATACGTCAGACGCGCAACCTCGACCGGCGAAAGCCCGCGCGCGGCATCCGTCAGATCGAGGCCGAGCTCCAGATACTGCCGCCGTGCCGCCCAATACGGCGAATCGGGCGCGATGACCTGCTCCGGCGTCATCCGATCGAGCACGATACCGACCGGCCGCATCACTTCGCGTGCGTAGCGATGGGCGGTCGCCTGAATCGCCCGCTCCTCATCTGACAAGTCTGCCTCTACGGGCGGCCCTGATACTTCCGTCACGCTGATCTCCTTTAGAAGTCGAAGCCATTCGATTGGCCCGGCGCGAGATCTTTTGACGGGTCCGGAAACATCACACGGCGTGCAAGCATGGTGTCGAAGAACTCCCACACCTGTACGATCTTGCCGCCGCGAACCTCGAAGAGATGGCAGTAGCGCTGGTCGTAACGCTCACCGTTCGTGCCGAAGCCATCCGCCTCCATGAGGCACACGACGCGCTCGCCATCCGAGCAGAAGTACTTGAGCTTCTTGCAGAACTTGAAATTCTTCGCATCCAGCGCACCGAACACCTGCGGGAGAATGTCGCGCTCCATTGCCGCGCGGCCACGAACCTGCCCCGAAATGGGCGAGTGGCCGCTGATGTTGTAGACCACGTCGGGACTCTGGCAAGCCCAGAACTTCTCGATATCCATCGTCGCCAGCGCATCATAAAACTTCTGAACCACTGCTTCGTTTTCACGGTTCATATCCGAGCTCTCCTCGTTGAATTCTCCGGTATCGAATGACTTATCGGTTCATCCACCTCGCACACCGCAACACGCAGGAACTCATCCAGCAGCATGACGATCTCGCGATAGAACGGACTCGCCGCTGTTTTCTCCAGTCGCGCCCGCATCTCAGGCACCCAGCGTCCCGGATGCCGTGCAATAAAATCCCGCTCAGCACGCCGGTAGGGCAATGTATCGTCGCCATCACCCGCCTCCGCCTGCCGAAAGGACAAAAAATGTAAAAACTCGAGTTCAGCTCCGAGTTGATCAGGCATTTCGTTGAGATCTGGAGATAGACGCAGACCGAAATGGTCGTAAAAACGTATGACTTCTTCCATGACCTTCAAACGTTGCGTGCCGCCGTAGGCACCTCCGTGGAGCGGACACGGCGGCTTCCCGCCCGTGCCTACATCGAACAATGCCGAATAGTCGGCTGCAAGCTCCTCTGCGTCAGGCACAGTTCGAAGCGCCGCCGCATCAAACCTTCCGTGAAGCGATAGACTCATGCCGGGCAGCAACTGCATCAGTCTATCGTGCAGTTCACCGGCAGCAAGCACTTTGTATAGCGTCTCGTCAGGATATTCCAGCGCGCTTGCGAACACCCGATACAGCCCACTGCGTGCCCAGGCGCTCACTCATACCTTCCTGCGGACGAGCCGATCAAAGAAATGAACCGGCTTTTCATGATCGGTCAGTGGATCGCCTGCGGCGAGCGGGTCATGCTTACCCTCATCCACGCAGTCGCCCAATGCGAACGGCTGTTCAACCGTCGCAGGGTCACGGTCGAATCCCCCAAAGTTATTCTTCCACTCGTAAGCTACGAGGATATCGATGAGTTCTGACTGACCGCCCTGTTTTACCTTCTTCATTTCCGTATGCAGCACATCAAGTGCGTCTACGACCGCAGGTCCGAACAACGATATCAAATAGTCCATAGGGATGCGTGGCTTCGAAAAATCAATATTTCCGTTTTCGTCAATACGTGCGGGATTGAGTGGTGGCACGTAAAATACATTCGGCCCCGTCTCAAATTCCGGGTGCAGAGGCACTGCCGCCTTCCACTTCTCCACGAGCTTCCAGATCGGGCCATCCTGATCATCTCGATAACCTACGAAGCGCAACCTTCCCGGACATTGCCGAGCACAGGCTGGCGCCACGCCTTTCTCGATACGAGGAAAACAAAAGATGCATTTTTGCACGACCTTCTTCACGTGATTGAAGTAGATCTTCTTATATGGGCAAGCCGTCATACAGAAGCGATAGCCGCGGCAGCGATCCTCATTGACGACCACGATGCCGTCCTGTTCACGCTTCTCGATTGCCCCGCGTGGACACGCCGCAATGCATGCAGCATGTGTGCAATGATTACAGATACGCGGCAAATAGAATGAATAGGCATTCGGATACTCGCCAGCACCCTGATCTTCGTCCCAGTTTGGACCCCACTGCGGAGTATCACCCTTCGGACGCAGGTGCTCCTGCGTGCCGTGGCCGCCGGTAAATACATCCT
This window contains:
- a CDS encoding acyl-CoA dehydrogenase family protein; this translates as MTEVSGPPVEADLSDEERAIQATAHRYAREVMRPVGIVLDRMTPEQVIAPDSPYWAARRQYLELGLDLTDAARGLSPVEVARLTYLVHEELGWGDLGLGWGFYGASFPSALAQAMGRADLEQIFTPDRIGCWGITEPDHGSDLLDFERSLSPIEHGGKHSSCVAIRRGERIVIRGQKSAWVSNGSIAKDMSLFCRYDDGTGAPGFGAFLVPLDLPGVRRSPPVRKMGVRSMSDSEIFFDDVEIPASYMVCGPKEYPALLRGILVGANPGMAIFLVGVARAAFEHALAYAKIRVQGGKPIFEHQAIRLKLFDMYRKIQAARALARHVMVTHAGNPSPYFPLAASAKVTGSQFALEVVSTAFEIFGGYAKTEEYPIEKLLRDVRMGTVADGTNDVLSLMAAAQL
- a CDS encoding nuclear transport factor 2 family protein produces the protein MNRENEAVVQKFYDALATMDIEKFWACQSPDVVYNISGHSPISGQVRGRAAMERDILPQVFGALDAKNFKFCKKLKYFCSDGERVVCLMEADGFGTNGERYDQRYCHLFEVRGGKIVQVWEFFDTMLARRVMFPDPSKDLAPGQSNGFDF
- a CDS encoding molecular chaperone TorD family protein, which encodes MSAWARSGLYRVFASALEYPDETLYKVLAAGELHDRLMQLLPGMSLSLHGRFDAAALRTVPDAEELAADYSALFDVGTGGKPPCPLHGGAYGGTQRLKVMEEVIRFYDHFGLRLSPDLNEMPDQLGAELEFLHFLSFRQAEAGDGDDTLPYRRAERDFIARHPGRWVPEMRARLEKTAASPFYREIVMLLDEFLRVAVCEVDEPISHSIPENSTRRARI
- a CDS encoding 4Fe-4S dicluster domain-containing protein; translated protein: MSQRQLAMVMDLNKCIGCQTCSIACKQLWTREDGMDYMWWNTVNTQPGKGTPKGWENSGGGFRNGQAQDGKLPVRRDFGDAWEFNHEDVFTGGHGTQEHLRPKGDTPQWGPNWDEDQGAGEYPNAYSFYLPRICNHCTHAACIAACPRGAIEKREQDGIVVVNEDRCRGYRFCMTACPYKKIYFNHVKKVVQKCIFCFPRIEKGVAPACARQCPGRLRFVGYRDDQDGPIWKLVEKWKAAVPLHPEFETGPNVFYVPPLNPARIDENGNIDFSKPRIPMDYLISLFGPAVVDALDVLHTEMKKVKQGGQSELIDILVAYEWKNNFGGFDRDPATVEQPFALGDCVDEGKHDPLAAGDPLTDHEKPVHFFDRLVRRKV